CAGAAATATGACGTTCTTGCCGCCGCCTACCTCAACAATGCCGCGACAATAGATCCTGGGATCACCCTTCATAATGTGGCCGGGAATCATGACGTTTCTTCAGAACCGACACGTGAAACCATAGCCTGGTATTCGGACAGGTTTGGCCGGACATGGTATTCCTTTGAACATAAGCGAAGTTTTTTCATCGTTCTCGAATCGAACCTCATGAAGAATCCGAACGGTGCGCCTGATCTGGCGAAGGAACAGATGTCCTGGCTGCACGAAACGCTGAAGCGGGTGGAGAAGGGCCATTTTTCCCATAAGATTGCCTTCATGCATCACCCTCTCTGTATTAATCGCCTCGATGAAGATGAGGGCTATTTCAACCTGCCGAAAGAGATGCGTTTCGAGTTACTTGGTCTTTTTCACAAATATGGCTTTGATGCGGTTTTCTCCGGCCACTACCATCGCAACGCCTATCTGAGAGACGGTGAGCTCGAACTGATTACGACGAGCTCCTGTGGGGCAGCACTGGGCGACGACCCGCTGGGATTGCGCATTGTGAAAGTCTACCCGGACAGGCTTGAGCACGACTACCATGCCTTCGAGGAGATGCCGACAGAAGTGAAGATGAAAGGAGATTGAGCCAACAGAGCCGTTTCGACAGTACTGGCGATTCTACATTTTGGCTGGGAATTTCGTTGAAT
The Candidatus Neomarinimicrobiota bacterium genome window above contains:
- a CDS encoding metallophosphoesterase produces the protein MGSSNTERVRHSRLLFLFTSLALWSYSFLLAQAPSPYFFVVASDPQLFFNQENDLNWGKTISHVNRLRPDFVVVCGDLIHADNDPAKWNDPAELQKYDVLAAAYLNNAATIDPGITLHNVAGNHDVSSEPTRETIAWYSDRFGRTWYSFEHKRSFFIVLESNLMKNPNGAPDLAKEQMSWLHETLKRVEKGHFSHKIAFMHHPLCINRLDEDEGYFNLPKEMRFELLGLFHKYGFDAVFSGHYHRNAYLRDGELELITTSSCGAALGDDPLGLRIVKVYPDRLEHDYHAFEEMPTEVKMKGD